One window from the genome of Pseudobdellovibrionaceae bacterium encodes:
- the nadD gene encoding nicotinate (nicotinamide) nucleotide adenylyltransferase, whose product MSRIGIFGGTFNPIHAGHVNSMVEVQKKLNLDEVKVIPAYQSPGRELIESPTPEQRLEMVELGLKDQYDFLEIDSREIERQGTSYTIDTLKSLMTQEGAGDSEYFIIIGLDQFGSFDTWKDFKDILSSANLIVTSRMGYQFPLSKKDFPEGLQSQVAEFDGYQCLLTSGKWIHFVRLNDIDISSTEVRRKLKIGQSTDKYLALAVENYIHNNGLYDIAAPKIEDFKKFALEVAELLDQKGALNTLAFDFTATKEYIVEYSIVCSASNKRQSGALADHVLNNMKEKYNVRPIGMDGKEDGRWIVVDYGGLIIHIFYDFVRQEYLLEQLWKGAKKLDYKVTEETSKTSN is encoded by the coding sequence GTGAGTCGAATAGGGATTTTTGGGGGAACGTTTAACCCCATTCATGCAGGTCATGTGAACAGCATGGTAGAGGTTCAGAAAAAATTAAATCTCGACGAAGTAAAGGTCATTCCTGCCTATCAAAGTCCTGGCCGAGAACTTATAGAATCCCCAACACCAGAACAGCGTTTAGAAATGGTAGAACTGGGTTTAAAAGATCAATATGATTTTCTAGAAATTGATTCACGCGAAATTGAAAGACAAGGTACGAGCTACACGATTGACACTCTTAAGTCGCTCATGACGCAAGAAGGGGCAGGGGATTCAGAGTACTTTATCATTATTGGATTGGATCAGTTTGGTTCTTTTGATACGTGGAAAGACTTTAAGGATATTTTGAGTTCAGCAAATCTAATTGTCACTTCCAGAATGGGATATCAGTTTCCACTCAGTAAAAAAGATTTTCCTGAAGGTCTGCAAAGCCAGGTGGCGGAATTTGATGGATATCAATGTCTGCTGACTTCTGGGAAGTGGATTCATTTTGTAAGGCTGAATGATATTGATATTTCTTCTACTGAAGTCAGAAGAAAACTTAAAATTGGTCAATCCACAGATAAATATCTGGCTTTAGCCGTAGAAAATTACATTCATAATAACGGGCTTTATGATATCGCAGCACCTAAAATTGAAGACTTTAAAAAATTCGCTCTGGAAGTTGCGGAATTACTAGATCAAAAGGGAGCACTCAACACTCTGGCTTTTGATTTTACGGCAACTAAAGAATATATCGTTGAGTACTCCATTGTATGCTCTGCGAGCAACAAACGCCAATCTGGGGCTCTGGCTGATCATGTTTTAAATAATATGAAAGAAAAATACAATGTTCGTCCTATAGGTATGGATGGCAAAGAGGACGGACGTTGGATTGTTGTGGATTATGGCGGCCTTATCATTCATATTTTTTATGACTTTGTCAGACAAGAGTATCTACTTGAGCAGCTTTGGAAAGGCGCTAAAAAGTTAGATTACAAGGTCACCGAAGAAACCTCTAAAACCTCAAATTAG
- the obgE gene encoding GTPase ObgE encodes MSQGKFVDHVVIHLKSGRGGPGSISFRREAKVPRGGPDGGDGGRGGHIFFKAAPHKRSLLDQKFKKHYEAQSGAHGEGQNRSGKNGEDLIIEIPPGTMIINHQTEELIKDMQENEEFMILKGGLGGKGNSFYKSSVHQAPEIAQKGMPAEELEVRLELKLLADVGLIGFPNVGKSTLISVLSAAKPEIANYPFTTLTPNLGVVQAAESSYIIADIPGLIPGAHQGVGLGLEFLRHIERTKVFVHLIDVDPFNGRDPIEDFKQINFELEQYDKDNKSKFGLLPLSQRPQIIVFNKWDLLDEEKRAYFLDSFERQLGQDVLPISAYTGYGLEVLRQKLLNVVFSDRTQDEDILNPEGESQ; translated from the coding sequence ATGTCTCAAGGAAAATTTGTAGACCATGTGGTCATTCATCTTAAATCAGGAAGAGGTGGCCCAGGTAGCATAAGCTTCAGAAGAGAAGCGAAGGTTCCAAGAGGCGGCCCAGATGGCGGCGACGGAGGACGTGGCGGCCATATTTTTTTTAAAGCAGCTCCTCATAAAAGATCACTTCTGGATCAAAAATTTAAGAAACATTACGAAGCTCAATCGGGTGCCCATGGTGAAGGTCAAAATCGCTCGGGTAAAAACGGCGAGGATCTTATTATCGAGATTCCTCCAGGAACAATGATCATCAATCATCAAACCGAAGAGCTGATTAAAGATATGCAAGAAAACGAAGAGTTTATGATTCTTAAAGGTGGTCTTGGTGGTAAGGGCAACTCCTTTTACAAGTCCAGCGTGCATCAGGCGCCAGAGATTGCCCAAAAAGGAATGCCTGCGGAAGAACTTGAAGTACGCCTAGAGTTAAAACTGTTAGCGGATGTGGGCCTAATTGGTTTTCCTAATGTGGGAAAATCAACATTGATTTCTGTACTTTCTGCTGCAAAACCAGAAATTGCGAATTACCCGTTTACTACACTGACGCCTAATTTGGGTGTGGTTCAAGCTGCTGAAAGTTCTTATATCATTGCCGATATTCCAGGTTTGATTCCTGGGGCTCATCAGGGCGTGGGTTTGGGTCTTGAATTTTTACGACATATCGAAAGAACAAAAGTGTTTGTTCACCTCATTGATGTCGATCCTTTTAACGGAAGAGATCCCATCGAAGATTTTAAACAGATCAATTTTGAACTCGAGCAGTATGACAAAGATAATAAGAGTAAGTTTGGCCTGTTGCCTTTGTCACAGCGTCCTCAAATCATAGTATTCAACAAATGGGATTTGTTAGATGAAGAAAAGAGGGCGTACTTTTTAGATTCCTTCGAGCGGCAATTAGGACAAGATGTTTTGCCGATTTCTGCCTATACTGGATATGGACTTGAAGTGCTGAGGCAAAAGCTATTAAATGTAGTTTTTAGTGATAGAACACAAGACGAAGATATTTTAAACCCTGAGGGAGAGAGTCAGTGA